A stretch of the Nicotiana tabacum cultivar K326 chromosome 6, ASM71507v2, whole genome shotgun sequence genome encodes the following:
- the LOC107772320 gene encoding uncharacterized protein LOC107772320 isoform X3, whose amino-acid sequence MHAAGAPPITASTSTWPVYSAPRVDRRYLSIRAWTSLYSDSENHHYSRRSQQYWDKFYKLHKNKVGCGAGNTIFPLIATFPNLYVHACDFSPNAITLVKSHANFSAEKMNAFVCDATKDDLCVNVMPSTVDVVTLIFTLSAVSPGKMASILENCKKVLKPNGHILLRDYAVGDSAQVKLHDRDQMISENFYFRGDGTCSFYFSEAFMATLFQSAGFVIVDINTYCKEITNHSRNITMQRRWIRAIFGRS is encoded by the exons ATGCATGCCGCCGGTGCTCCTCCGATTACGGCGTCGACGTCGACGTGGCCAGTTTATTCAGCGCCACGTGTAGACCGGAGATATTTGAGTATTCGAGCTTGGACTTCATTATACAGTGACAGTGAAAACCACCATTACAGTAGAAGGTCTCAACAGTACTGGGATAAGTTCTACAAGCTCCACAAAAACAAG GTGGGCTGTGGAGCGGGGAATACGATTTTTCCTCTCATCGCTACATTTCCGAATCTCTATGTTCACGCTTGTGATTTCTCACCCAACGCAATAACCCTTGTTAAG TCACATGCAAATTTCAGTGCGGAAAAGATGAACGCCTTTGTTTGTGATGCCACAAAGGATGATCTCTGTGTTAACGTCATGCCTTCTACTGTTGATGTTGTAACCTTG ATTTTTACATTGTCTGCAGTTTCTCCTGGGAAGATGGCTTCTATTCTAGAAAACTGTAAAAAAGTACTAAAG CCAAATGGTCACATTCTTTTACGAGATTATGCAGTTGGAGATTCTGCTCAG GTGAAATTGCATGACAGAGACCAGATGATTAGTGAGAATTTTTATTTTCGAGGAGATGGAACT TGTTCATTTTACTTTTCGGAGGCTTTCATGGCAACCTTGTTTCAAAGTGCTGGTTTTGTAATCGTGGATATTAACACGTATTGCAAAGAAATTACGAATCATTCTCGGAATATTACCATGCAGCG GCGCTGGATACGTGCCATATTTGGTCGTTCATGA
- the LOC107772319 gene encoding mitochondrial import inner membrane translocase subunit TIM23-2-like has translation MAYQHQSPNHNGENDDGQNRRLYNPYQDLHVPIQTLYKLPTSPEFLFQEESVAQRRSWGENLTYYTGIGYLGGAVVGAGKGFVDGVRASEPGDTMKLKINRILNGSGHTGRKFGNRAGVIGLLYAGMESGMVAIRDTDDVINSVVAGLGTGAFYRAAAGLRSAAVAGVIGGVVVGLGVTGKQALKRYVPI, from the coding sequence ATGGCATATCAGCACCAATCACCTAATCACAACGGCGAAAACGACGACGGCCAAAATCGCCGGCTCTATAACCCTTACCAAGACCTACACGTTCCAATTCAAACACTTTACAAGCTTCCAACTTCACCGGAGTTCCTTTTTCAGGAAGAATCCGTCGCCCAGCGTCGATCATGGGGTGAAAATTTGACCTACTACACCGGCATCGGTTATCTAGGCGGCGCCGTTGTTGGCGCCGGGAAAGGATTTGTTGACGGCGTGAGAGCTTCGGAGCCAGGTGACACCATGAAGCTTAAGATCAATAGAATCTTAAACGGGTCGGGTCACACGGGACGGAAGTTTGGGAATCGGGCCGGCGTCATTGGGCTGCTTTATGCTGGGATGGAGAGTGGGATGGTGGCTATTAGGGATACGGACGATGTCATCAACAGTGTGGTTGCTGGATTAGGGACTGGAGCTTTCTACAGGGCGGCGGCGGGGCTGAGGTCGGCGGCTGTGGCTGGGGTTATTGGTGGCGTGGTTGTTGGCTTGGGGGTCACCGGAAAACAGGCGCTAAAACGATATGTGCCGATCTGA
- the LOC142182236 gene encoding uncharacterized protein LOC142182236, translating into MSQVDDDGKATFEALLRYPPTCWSRAFFDTTCKNQSVDNNLTESFNAWILQARQKPIIKMLGEIRIKVINMLNDNEAEVMGWGGEYSPKTLNLYNQFMRIAQKCHMNGSADQGYEVTEGSDRHIVNLGAKKCTCRTWDLCGIPCPHAICAILYKKQDPLSEIHWFLSKEAYLQTYSHKLQPLRGEKFWKIEPSQKMEPPEFVRQAGRPKVKKNKRGK; encoded by the coding sequence ATGAGCCAAGTGGATGATGATGGTAAAGCTACTTTTGAAGCTTTGTTAAGGTATCCACCTACCTGTTGGAGTAGGGCCTTCTTTGATACTACATGCAAGAACCAGTCAGTTGATAATAACTTGACTGAGTCCTTCAATGCATGGATACTTCAAGCTAGACAGAAGCCAATTATAAAGATGTTAGGGGAGATAAGAATCAAGGTTATTAATATGTTGAATGATAATGAAGCTGAAGTTATGGGGTGGGGAGGTGAGTACAGTCCTAAGACTCTAAACTTGTATAACCAATTTATGAGGATTGCACAAAAGTGTCATATGAATGGCAGTGCTGACCAAGGTTATGAGGTGACAGAAGGTAGTGATAGGCATATTGTCAATCTGGGGGCAAAAAAATGCACTTGCAGGACATGGGACCTTTGTGGAATCCCATGTCCTCATGCAATCTGTGCCATCTTGTACAAGAAGCAAGATCCTTTGAGTGAGATTCACTGGTTTCTTTCAAAAGAGGCATATCTCCAGACTTATTCTCATAAGTTGCAACCTCTGAGAGGAGAAAAGTTCTGGAAGATAGAGCCCTCCCAGAAAATGGAACCACCTGAATTTGTAAGGCAAGCTGGCAGACCAAAAGTAAAAAAGAACAAGAGAGGCAAATGA
- the LOC107772320 gene encoding uncharacterized protein LOC107772320 isoform X4, whose translation MHAAGAPPITASTSTWPVYSAPRVDRRYLSIRAWTSLYSDSENHHYSRRSQQYWDKFYKLHKNKFFKDRHYLEKDWRSYFDDEIESSHGKVVLEVGCGAGNTIFPLIATFPNLYVHACDFSPNAITLVKSHANFSAEKMNAFVCDATKDDLCVNVMPSTVDVVTLIFTLSAVSPGKMASILENCKKVLKPNGHILLRDYAVGDSAQVRDMKCITQVT comes from the exons ATGCATGCCGCCGGTGCTCCTCCGATTACGGCGTCGACGTCGACGTGGCCAGTTTATTCAGCGCCACGTGTAGACCGGAGATATTTGAGTATTCGAGCTTGGACTTCATTATACAGTGACAGTGAAAACCACCATTACAGTAGAAGGTCTCAACAGTACTGGGATAAGTTCTACAAGCTCCACAAAAACAAG TTTTTCAAGGACCGGCACTACTTGGAGAAGGATTGGagaagttattttgatgatgaaattgaatcttCCCATGGGaaggttgttttagag GTGGGCTGTGGAGCGGGGAATACGATTTTTCCTCTCATCGCTACATTTCCGAATCTCTATGTTCACGCTTGTGATTTCTCACCCAACGCAATAACCCTTGTTAAG TCACATGCAAATTTCAGTGCGGAAAAGATGAACGCCTTTGTTTGTGATGCCACAAAGGATGATCTCTGTGTTAACGTCATGCCTTCTACTGTTGATGTTGTAACCTTG ATTTTTACATTGTCTGCAGTTTCTCCTGGGAAGATGGCTTCTATTCTAGAAAACTGTAAAAAAGTACTAAAG CCAAATGGTCACATTCTTTTACGAGATTATGCAGTTGGAGATTCTGCTCAG GTTAGAGATATGAAATGCATAACACAAGTCACATGA
- the LOC107772323 gene encoding uncharacterized protein LOC107772323, which translates to MKHGFMEDCRRCIGLDGCFLKGVCKGQLLAAVAKDVNNEMFPIAWVVVGTGKKKQTWNWFLRLLQTDLNLGDDRELTMISDMQKFKYYCFSVFMPGLCSAVEEILPECEHRMCARHILANWAIKWRGIERRKRFWSVVRSTFESEMKRKLDDLDKLGHNICENLVKYNKERWCEAFFQTFSKCDSGDNNMCESFNAWILGPRHKTIISMLEEIRVKVMIRVAKMREFAETWQDGVSPMAMIVFNTNVKRSMRVEFMFNGDTGFELKDGPCKFIVDLRTGYCSCKSWELKGIPCPHAVTTIYFKRLDPSEHIVHWYRKETYMKAYSHFIQPVPNMIMWPESSNPKVLSPPVQNMPGRPRKNRRKEVGEIKRVEKLSKKGITMTCSICKASTHNMRSCPTRLTSNQEHGLPTTKKVYTGPLIDSTHVTGDIGYKPSKDLKWKGKEVVTQRQLQVQAAMARIKTRSQPGGIQTRSKVMGKSPSKKTT; encoded by the exons TGTGAATAACGAAATGTTCCCAATAGCTTGGGTTGTTGTAGGCACTGGAAAAAAAAAGCAAACATGGAATTGGTTCCTCAGGCTATTGCAAACTGATTTGAACTTGGGAGATGACAGGGAACTCACCATGATAAGTGACATGCAAAAG TTTAAGTATTACTGTTTCTCTGTTTTTATGCCGGGTCTATGTTCAGCTGTTGAAGAGATTTTACCTGAATGTGAGCACAGAATGTGTGCTAGACACATTCTGGCAAACTGGGCTATAAAATGGAGAGGGATTGAAAGGAGAAAAAGATTCTGGAGTGTTGTTAGATCAACATTTGAGtctgaaatgaaaagaaaactaGATGATCTTGATAAATTGGGTCATAACATTTGTGAAAACCTAGTTAAATACAACAAAGAAAGATGGTGCGAAGCATTCTTTCAAACATTCTCCAAGTGTGACAGTGGTGACAATAACATGTGCGAAAGCTTCAATGCTTGGATATTGGGCCCTAGACACAAGACAATCATATCAATGCTAGAGGAAATAAGGGTCAAAGTTATGATTAGGGTAGCAAAAATGAGAGAATTTGCTGAAACTTGGCAGGATGGTGTATCTCCAATGGCCATGATAGTGTTCAATACTAATGTTAAGAGGTCAATGAGGGTTGAATTCATGTTTAATGGAGATACTGGATTTGAACTCAAAGATGGTCCATGCAAGTTCATTGTAGATTTAAGAACAGGTTATTGCAGTTGCAAGTCTTGGGAACTTAAAGGCATTCCATGTCCACATGCTGTAACAACAATTTACTTCAAGAGACTTGATCCTTCAGAGCATATTGTACACTGGTACAGGAAAGAGACCTATATGAAGGCATATTCACACTTCATACAACCAGTTCCCAACATGATAATGTGGCCAGAAAGTAGTAACCCCAAGGTATTATCTCCTCCAGTTCAAAATATGCCTGGAAGGCcaagaaaaaatagaagaaaggaagttggagAAATAAAAAGGGTTGAAAAATTATCAAAGAAGGGAATAACTATGACATGCTCCATTTGCAAAGCAAGTACTCATAATATGAGGAGTTGTCCAACAAGACTAACAAGTAATCAAGAG CATGGTTTGCCTACAACCAAAAAGGTTTATACTGGCCCTTTAATTGATTCTACCCATGTTACTGGTGATATTGGATATAAGCCTTCTAAAGATTTGAAATGGAAAGGGAAGGAAGTTGTGACTCAAAGACAACTTCAAGTCCAAGCTGCAATGGCTAGAATCAAGACAAGGTCCCAACCCGGTGGAATACAAACAAGATCTAAGGTTATGGGAAAATCTCCCTCCAAGAAGACCACTTGA
- the LOC107772320 gene encoding tRNA N(3)-methylcytidine methyltransferase trm141 isoform X1 — translation MHAAGAPPITASTSTWPVYSAPRVDRRYLSIRAWTSLYSDSENHHYSRRSQQYWDKFYKLHKNKFFKDRHYLEKDWRSYFDDEIESSHGKVVLEVGCGAGNTIFPLIATFPNLYVHACDFSPNAITLVKSHANFSAEKMNAFVCDATKDDLCVNVMPSTVDVVTLIFTLSAVSPGKMASILENCKKVLKPNGHILLRDYAVGDSAQVKLHDRDQMISENFYFRGDGTCSFYFSEAFMATLFQSAGFVIVDINTYCKEITNHSRNITMQRRWIRAIFGRS, via the exons ATGCATGCCGCCGGTGCTCCTCCGATTACGGCGTCGACGTCGACGTGGCCAGTTTATTCAGCGCCACGTGTAGACCGGAGATATTTGAGTATTCGAGCTTGGACTTCATTATACAGTGACAGTGAAAACCACCATTACAGTAGAAGGTCTCAACAGTACTGGGATAAGTTCTACAAGCTCCACAAAAACAAG TTTTTCAAGGACCGGCACTACTTGGAGAAGGATTGGagaagttattttgatgatgaaattgaatcttCCCATGGGaaggttgttttagag GTGGGCTGTGGAGCGGGGAATACGATTTTTCCTCTCATCGCTACATTTCCGAATCTCTATGTTCACGCTTGTGATTTCTCACCCAACGCAATAACCCTTGTTAAG TCACATGCAAATTTCAGTGCGGAAAAGATGAACGCCTTTGTTTGTGATGCCACAAAGGATGATCTCTGTGTTAACGTCATGCCTTCTACTGTTGATGTTGTAACCTTG ATTTTTACATTGTCTGCAGTTTCTCCTGGGAAGATGGCTTCTATTCTAGAAAACTGTAAAAAAGTACTAAAG CCAAATGGTCACATTCTTTTACGAGATTATGCAGTTGGAGATTCTGCTCAG GTGAAATTGCATGACAGAGACCAGATGATTAGTGAGAATTTTTATTTTCGAGGAGATGGAACT TGTTCATTTTACTTTTCGGAGGCTTTCATGGCAACCTTGTTTCAAAGTGCTGGTTTTGTAATCGTGGATATTAACACGTATTGCAAAGAAATTACGAATCATTCTCGGAATATTACCATGCAGCG GCGCTGGATACGTGCCATATTTGGTCGTTCATGA
- the LOC107772320 gene encoding uncharacterized protein LOC107772320 isoform X2: MHAAGAPPITASTSTWPVYSAPRVDRRYLSIRAWTSLYSDSENHHYSRRSQQYWDKFYKLHKNKFFKDRHYLEKDWRSYFDDEIESSHGKVVLEVGCGAGNTIFPLIATFPNLYVHACDFSPNAITLVKSHANFSAEKMNAFVCDATKDDLCVNVMPSTVDVVTLIFTLSAVSPGKMASILENCKKVLKPNGHILLRDYAVGDSAQVKLHDRDQMISENFYFRGDGTALDTCHIWSFMIASSFLLFHRGSKAGNP, encoded by the exons ATGCATGCCGCCGGTGCTCCTCCGATTACGGCGTCGACGTCGACGTGGCCAGTTTATTCAGCGCCACGTGTAGACCGGAGATATTTGAGTATTCGAGCTTGGACTTCATTATACAGTGACAGTGAAAACCACCATTACAGTAGAAGGTCTCAACAGTACTGGGATAAGTTCTACAAGCTCCACAAAAACAAG TTTTTCAAGGACCGGCACTACTTGGAGAAGGATTGGagaagttattttgatgatgaaattgaatcttCCCATGGGaaggttgttttagag GTGGGCTGTGGAGCGGGGAATACGATTTTTCCTCTCATCGCTACATTTCCGAATCTCTATGTTCACGCTTGTGATTTCTCACCCAACGCAATAACCCTTGTTAAG TCACATGCAAATTTCAGTGCGGAAAAGATGAACGCCTTTGTTTGTGATGCCACAAAGGATGATCTCTGTGTTAACGTCATGCCTTCTACTGTTGATGTTGTAACCTTG ATTTTTACATTGTCTGCAGTTTCTCCTGGGAAGATGGCTTCTATTCTAGAAAACTGTAAAAAAGTACTAAAG CCAAATGGTCACATTCTTTTACGAGATTATGCAGTTGGAGATTCTGCTCAG GTGAAATTGCATGACAGAGACCAGATGATTAGTGAGAATTTTTATTTTCGAGGAGATGGAACT GCGCTGGATACGTGCCATATTTGGTCGTTCATGATTGCAAGTTCCTTTCTCCTCTTCCATCGTGGGTCCAAAGCCGGTAATCCATAA